The following nucleotide sequence is from Campylobacter coli 76339.
TAGGACTTTTAGTTTTAAAAGAGAAAAATTATAAATCTTTAGCGGATATGAACGGTGCTACTATAGGTGTAGCTCAAGCAGCAACTACTAAAAAAGTTATCAATACTGCGGCTAAGAAAATAGGTATTAAAGTAAAATTCAGTGAATTTCCTGATTATCCTAGTATAAAAGCAGCACTAGACGCAAAAAGAATTGACGCATTTTCAGTAGATAAGTCTATTTTATTGGGTTATAAAGATGACAATAATGAAATTTTACCTGATAGTTTTGATCCTCAAAGTTATGGCATAGTTACGAAAAAAGATGATGCAAATTTTTCAAACTATGTTAATGATTTTGTAAAACAAAATAAAACTGAAATTGATGCTTTAGCTAAAAAATGGGGTTTATAAAATGAATGAGAGTGTAGGCTTTGTGGATAAATTAAGACAACTCCTTAGTTCTTGGGGTTT
It contains:
- a CDS encoding Major cell-binding factor precursor PebA, with protein sequence MVFRKSLLKLAALALGACVAFTSANAAEGKLEAIKAKGELVVGVKNDVPHYALLDQATGEIKGFEVDVAKMLAKSILGDENKIKLVAVNAKTRGPLLDNGSIDAVIATFTITPERKRVYNFSEPYYQDAVGLLVLKEKNYKSLADMNGATIGVAQAATTKKVINTAAKKIGIKVKFSEFPDYPSIKAALDAKRIDAFSVDKSILLGYKDDNNEILPDSFDPQSYGIVTKKDDANFSNYVNDFVKQNKTEIDALAKKWGL